In Methanobacterium paludis, the following proteins share a genomic window:
- a CDS encoding protein translocase subunit SecF produces the protein MVTKEKILESYKPLILIPVIITILALALIATNGLNEGIDLKGGSIVSLQLEKSISQGDLKTTIQNGIGISDVTVSESGNQATVEVGGAADVVKFADSINGIATINSFRSVGALLSKQALTQVYWAIAFAFIFMSITVFIIFRDFVPSIAVILSAFVDIIVAVGGMSLFGIPLSVASVGAILMLIGYSVDTDILLTTRLLKRKEGTINERAIDAMKTGFTMTGAAIGSMVTLYLVVVFLIPSAQTLSQIASVLIIGLVADLMATWLMNLGLLRWHLEGRK, from the coding sequence ATGGTAACGAAAGAGAAGATTTTAGAGTCTTACAAACCCTTAATATTAATTCCAGTAATAATCACAATACTGGCCTTGGCATTGATAGCAACAAACGGTTTGAATGAGGGTATAGATCTTAAAGGAGGGTCTATAGTTTCATTACAGCTTGAAAAATCCATAAGTCAAGGTGACTTAAAAACTACAATTCAAAATGGGATAGGAATAAGTGATGTGACGGTCTCTGAAAGTGGTAACCAGGCCACAGTCGAGGTAGGGGGCGCTGCAGATGTTGTGAAATTTGCAGACTCCATTAACGGGATAGCAACAATAAATAGTTTTAGATCAGTAGGGGCCTTGCTAAGTAAACAAGCACTGACCCAGGTTTACTGGGCAATTGCATTTGCATTTATTTTCATGTCCATAACTGTTTTCATAATATTCAGGGATTTTGTTCCGTCTATTGCAGTTATACTTTCTGCTTTTGTGGATATAATTGTGGCAGTCGGTGGAATGTCCCTTTTTGGAATACCTCTTTCAGTTGCATCCGTTGGTGCAATACTGATGCTCATAGGTTACAGTGTGGATACGGATATCCTTCTTACAACGCGACTCCTTAAAAGGAAGGAAGGAACCATAAATGAAAGGGCAATTGATGCTATGAAAACAGGTTTCACAATGACAGGAGCCGCCATTGGTTCAATGGTTACCCTTTACCTTGTGGTAGTATTCCTAATACCCTCTGCACAGACCTTGAGTCAGATAGCTTCTGTCTTGATAATTGGTCTTGTTGCGGATCTAATGGCGACGTGGCTTATGAACCTTGGATTACTAAGATGGCATTTGGAGGGTCGCAAATGA
- a CDS encoding Ig-like domain-containing protein — protein sequence MTMFLLCGVALYGLSGASASILNSTNSSAENTTNITSQLTINATNSSINQTSVNQSSNLITSTTKNSIVNQTQSENTTQAAAGDVYSNIHALWINTNDYKNINVTELEEANITDVFVKSNIYSTPTYQTVLSSVLAQLNGTGIGVHAWITCFKDASGNWIDPQSSTGQSHEAEVIAAIENIVKNYDVAGIHLDYVRYPGTAYKNNASLNETANIQASTNAVTSFVERVYSAVKAIKQDVAVSAAVMPEGSVNAKYYGQDYSALAQYLDFMVAMVYKGNYNATSAWVGTTTAYIVAHANGTPVVTGLQTYKNDTDTTPLSASELINDTQVAIGNGSSGYALFRYGLIDENFYNEVAKLTVTAVDPVNNAVSIAVDKVITVTFSKPIQAGNKWIELVNSKGALIPITWSINGNILTITPSSVLSHGVKYTLLIHTGSVTDLAGNNIAGYVSRFTTSTDSTAPTVKTVDPANNAVNVAADKVINVTFSEAIKAGTGWIELVTSNGTIVPSTWSTNGKVLTVTPSSVLSHGVKYLLLIHTGSVTDLAGNKIAGYVSRFTVETVAPTVKAVDPANNAVNVAVSKVIKVTFSESIKAGTGWIELQNSNGTIVPTTWSINGNILTVTPSSALSEDTKYLLLIHTGSVTDLAGNNVAGYVSRFTTDSSTVTFTRAQILDASARVKAYVEANYGLPNYVTISTTQVSMAQFLQMMSVCLLQIKNGTTSNIALPNVSAPANPTDTVKSGNINKTEYLDMAQRIVNFSLNGTAPNYVSSSLGNIQFESAVYIYSKILNFYYTNSSTLPNYVTVSPWTTITNKTSTSTIPAELKEYLQATANCQSTNAQIIALSKSIIANAGATTTYAKAVAIFNWVRDNIGYSFYYNTNYGAVGTLNAKTGNCVDTSHLLIALERAAGIPARYEHGYCKFSTAWYGHVWAQVYVDGKWYSADAISSRNTFGVINNWNTATATIYGTYAELPF from the coding sequence ATGACAATGTTTCTCCTATGTGGAGTGGCATTGTACGGTCTAAGTGGTGCATCAGCCTCAATCTTAAATTCAACCAATTCTAGTGCAGAAAACACTACAAATATCACTAGCCAGTTGACGATCAACGCTACTAACTCTAGTATTAACCAGACTAGCGTTAATCAGAGTAGTAACTTGATAACAAGTACTACCAAAAACAGTATTGTTAATCAAACTCAATCTGAGAATACAACGCAAGCTGCTGCTGGTGATGTTTATAGCAACATCCATGCATTATGGATTAATACCAACGATTACAAAAATATAAACGTAACTGAATTGGAAGAGGCAAACATCACTGACGTATTTGTGAAATCGAATATTTATTCAACTCCCACATATCAAACCGTTTTATCTAGTGTGTTAGCTCAGCTTAACGGCACAGGAATAGGGGTTCATGCTTGGATCACTTGTTTTAAGGATGCCAGTGGAAACTGGATTGATCCTCAATCATCTACAGGACAGTCTCATGAGGCAGAGGTGATCGCTGCTATTGAAAACATCGTTAAAAACTACGATGTTGCAGGAATTCATCTTGACTACGTCAGGTATCCCGGAACAGCCTACAAAAACAATGCATCATTGAATGAGACTGCGAATATTCAAGCATCAACGAATGCTGTGACTTCTTTTGTTGAGAGGGTTTATAGTGCTGTGAAGGCTATAAAACAAGATGTGGCTGTTTCTGCGGCTGTTATGCCTGAAGGATCTGTGAATGCTAAGTATTATGGGCAGGATTACAGTGCGCTTGCGCAGTATCTTGATTTCATGGTTGCAATGGTCTATAAAGGGAACTACAATGCGACTAGTGCTTGGGTAGGTACAACCACTGCTTATATTGTAGCTCATGCAAATGGAACGCCTGTTGTGACGGGTCTTCAAACCTACAAAAACGACACTGATACTACGCCTTTATCAGCCAGTGAGCTTATAAATGACACACAAGTTGCCATTGGTAATGGTTCATCAGGTTATGCTTTGTTCAGATACGGGCTGATTGATGAGAACTTTTATAATGAGGTTGCCAAGCTAACGGTGACAGCAGTAGATCCTGTCAACAACGCTGTGAGCATTGCAGTGGATAAAGTAATCACAGTCACATTCAGCAAACCCATACAAGCAGGAAACAAGTGGATCGAACTTGTAAACAGTAAAGGCGCACTTATACCCATTACATGGTCTATCAATGGTAATATATTGACCATAACGCCTAGCAGCGTTTTGAGTCATGGTGTTAAGTACACTCTACTTATTCATACGGGTAGTGTGACGGATCTGGCTGGTAACAATATTGCTGGTTATGTGTCTCGTTTCACCACCAGCACGGATAGTACTGCACCTACAGTGAAAACTGTGGATCCTGCAAACAACGCAGTGAACGTTGCAGCTGATAAGGTGATTAATGTCACTTTCAGTGAAGCAATTAAAGCAGGTACTGGCTGGATAGAGCTTGTAACTAGTAACGGTACAATCGTACCAAGTACCTGGTCTACCAATGGTAAAGTTTTGACTGTAACGCCTAGCAGTGTTTTAAGTCATGGTGTTAAGTATCTTTTACTTATCCATACAGGTAGTGTGACTGATCTAGCTGGTAATAAGATTGCTGGTTATGTGTCTCGATTCACTGTTGAGACTGTTGCACCTACTGTGAAAGCTGTGGATCCTGCAAACAACGCAGTGAATGTTGCAGTGAGTAAGGTGATTAAGGTCACTTTCAGTGAATCAATCAAAGCTGGCACGGGCTGGATCGAGCTTCAAAACAGTAACGGTACGATTGTGCCTACTACTTGGTCTATCAATGGTAATATATTGACAGTGACGCCCAGCAGTGCTCTAAGTGAAGATACTAAATATCTTTTACTTATCCACACGGGTAGTGTGACAGATTTAGCAGGCAACAATGTAGCAGGTTACGTATCCAGATTTACCACAGACAGCAGTACAGTGACATTCACCAGGGCTCAGATACTTGATGCATCTGCAAGGGTGAAGGCTTATGTTGAAGCAAATTATGGTTTGCCTAACTACGTGACGATAAGTACTACGCAAGTTTCAATGGCTCAGTTTTTACAGATGATGAGTGTTTGTTTGTTGCAGATAAAAAATGGAACAACATCAAATATTGCGCTGCCAAATGTGAGTGCACCTGCAAATCCAACGGACACTGTTAAGTCTGGAAACATCAACAAAACAGAGTATCTTGACATGGCTCAAAGGATCGTTAATTTTTCTTTGAATGGAACGGCTCCTAACTATGTTTCAAGTTCTCTAGGGAATATTCAGTTCGAATCAGCGGTATACATTTACTCCAAAATACTGAACTTCTACTACACAAACAGTAGTACACTACCAAACTACGTAACAGTAAGCCCATGGACAACAATAACCAACAAAACAAGTACATCAACAATACCAGCAGAATTAAAGGAGTATCTACAGGCTACAGCTAATTGTCAGTCTACTAATGCTCAGATAATCGCGCTATCTAAATCTATTATTGCTAATGCCGGTGCAACTACTACGTATGCTAAGGCAGTGGCAATCTTCAATTGGGTGAGGGATAACATTGGTTATTCATTCTATTACAACACCAATTATGGTGCAGTTGGAACGTTGAATGCTAAAACAGGAAACTGTGTTGACACCTCTCATTTACTAATCGCACTTGAGAGGGCGGCAGGTATTCCAGCTCGTTATGAGCATGGTTACTGCAAGTTTTCAACTGCCTGGTACGGTCACGTCTGGGCACAGGTGTATGTTGATGGAAAATGGTATAGTGCAGATGCTATAAGCTCTCGAAACACATTTGGAGTTATAAACAACTGGAACACGGCAACGGCAACGATATACGGTACATATGCGGAACTACCATTTTAA
- the argC gene encoding N-acetyl-gamma-glutamyl-phosphate reductase, translating to MIKVGIVGASGYTGGELLRFLKNHSNAEVVAATSRKFDGIPIHKVHPHLRDIDLKFENLKPSEIDADLVFTATPHGASMKIVPELIEEGVKVVDLSGDYRFEDTDVYEKWYGFKHTNPLDAVYGLPEINRAEIKKADLIANPGCFPTGAILACLPIVAEKLVDTIIVDSKSGVSGAGVKPTEASHYPNCSDNVAPYAVTSHRHMPEIQEKLRKFGDVKVSFTPHLVPVTRGILTTAHSFLKEDVSSDYVKEIYDKFYEGEPFVRVLDTSEIPRLSSVRGSNYCHIGCFDIDENGRIVLVSAIDNLVKGASGQAIQNMNLMFRFPETESIETVGLHP from the coding sequence ATGATCAAAGTAGGTATAGTAGGAGCAAGTGGCTACACAGGAGGAGAACTCCTGAGATTCTTAAAAAATCATTCTAATGCAGAAGTTGTTGCTGCAACATCAAGAAAGTTCGATGGCATTCCAATTCACAAAGTTCATCCACATTTAAGGGATATTGATCTTAAATTTGAAAACCTGAAGCCCAGTGAAATTGATGCGGACCTTGTTTTTACCGCAACACCTCATGGGGCTTCCATGAAGATCGTGCCAGAACTCATTGAAGAAGGAGTAAAGGTGGTGGACCTCAGCGGAGACTACCGTTTCGAAGACACTGATGTCTATGAAAAGTGGTACGGTTTCAAACACACAAACCCTTTAGATGCAGTCTACGGACTTCCTGAGATCAACAGGGCTGAGATAAAAAAAGCAGATCTAATTGCAAACCCAGGATGTTTCCCAACAGGAGCAATACTGGCCTGTCTGCCTATTGTAGCTGAAAAACTTGTTGATACAATTATAGTGGATTCAAAAAGTGGTGTAAGTGGAGCAGGTGTGAAACCAACTGAAGCTAGTCATTATCCAAACTGCAGTGATAATGTTGCCCCTTACGCTGTTACAAGCCACAGGCACATGCCTGAGATCCAGGAGAAGCTCAGAAAATTTGGGGATGTAAAAGTATCTTTCACTCCTCACCTTGTACCAGTTACAAGAGGTATCTTAACAACTGCCCACAGCTTCCTCAAAGAAGATGTAAGTTCTGATTATGTGAAAGAGATTTATGATAAATTCTATGAGGGTGAACCATTTGTGAGAGTCCTTGATACAAGCGAAATACCAAGATTAAGTTCTGTCAGGGGATCAAACTACTGCCACATTGGTTGCTTTGATATAGATGAAAATGGAAGGATTGTTTTAGTATCTGCCATTGATAATCTGGTTAAAGGTGCTTCAGGTCAGGCCATTCAAAATATGAATTTAATGTTCAGATTCCCAGAAACAGAATCCATTGAAACGGTGGGACTGCACCCCTAA
- a CDS encoding flavodoxin family protein codes for MKTVILYYSRTRKTAVVAKILAEKVQADTVEIIDLKNRMGALNYMAASMDALRENKTDIKPSSVDLTEYGLVYIGTPTWASKPAPAIITLIDKCDLKGKDVILFTTMGGRGGRNVIERMKEKVEARGGRMVNSFIIKSGNRELEEIKEEVDTVIEEMDLEIYGI; via the coding sequence ATGAAGACCGTAATCTTGTACTATTCAAGAACCCGGAAAACTGCTGTAGTTGCAAAAATCCTTGCAGAAAAAGTTCAAGCTGATACTGTTGAGATTATAGATCTAAAAAATAGAATGGGAGCTTTGAATTATATGGCTGCTTCCATGGACGCTTTGCGAGAAAATAAAACCGATATTAAACCATCTTCTGTCGACCTTACTGAATATGGCCTGGTCTACATCGGCACTCCAACATGGGCCAGTAAACCCGCCCCAGCTATCATCACATTAATCGACAAATGTGACCTAAAGGGTAAAGATGTGATCCTTTTCACCACAATGGGTGGTAGAGGTGGAAGGAACGTTATCGAGAGGATGAAGGAAAAGGTAGAGGCCAGAGGTGGAAGGATGGTAAACTCATTTATAATCAAAAGCGGTAATCGGGAACTTGAAGAGATAAAAGAAGAAGTAGATACAGTAATTGAAGAAATGGACCTAGAGATATATGGAATATAA
- the argB gene encoding acetylglutamate kinase: METVNILVEALPYIKKFHKKKILIKYGGHAMIDQNAMESTARDTVLLKYVGMKPIVVHGGGPEISRSMTKLGKQPKFIGGLRITDTETMEIIKMVLVGKINTDIVSKVCLHGGKGIGISGKDNILLKARKQAPQVILDGTTGEEKTVDLGLVGEIDSVNPEVIDMLTSNDYIPIISPIGVDDKGSTLNLNADTVAGDVASSVDAEKLIILTDVPGILEDPKDPETLIKRVKVDEVKELIDNGIVKDGMIPKVTTCVNAIQNGVSSAHIIDGRIKHSVLLEIFTKKGIGTMITK, translated from the coding sequence ATGGAAACAGTTAATATTTTAGTTGAAGCACTTCCTTACATAAAGAAATTTCATAAGAAAAAGATTCTCATAAAGTATGGCGGACACGCCATGATAGATCAAAATGCCATGGAATCAACAGCACGTGATACCGTTCTTTTGAAATATGTGGGCATGAAACCAATAGTTGTGCATGGCGGCGGTCCTGAAATATCAAGATCAATGACCAAACTTGGGAAACAACCTAAATTCATAGGCGGCCTCAGGATAACTGACACAGAAACAATGGAAATCATTAAAATGGTTCTTGTTGGAAAGATAAATACAGATATAGTTTCAAAGGTGTGTTTACACGGTGGAAAAGGAATTGGGATCTCTGGAAAAGATAATATTCTTCTAAAAGCACGTAAACAGGCTCCTCAAGTGATACTGGATGGTACAACCGGTGAAGAAAAAACCGTTGACTTGGGACTTGTGGGTGAAATAGATTCTGTGAACCCTGAAGTAATTGATATGCTTACTTCAAATGATTATATCCCTATAATTTCCCCAATCGGTGTTGATGACAAAGGAAGCACTTTGAACTTGAACGCTGATACTGTAGCGGGTGATGTAGCATCTTCTGTGGATGCTGAAAAGTTAATAATCTTAACAGATGTACCTGGCATTCTTGAAGATCCAAAAGACCCTGAAACACTTATAAAAAGGGTAAAAGTAGATGAAGTTAAAGAGTTAATTGACAACGGTATTGTTAAAGATGGGATGATCCCTAAAGTTACAACCTGCGTTAATGCAATTCAAAACGGAGTTTCTTCAGCCCATATAATTGATGGAAGGATCAAGCACTCAGTCCTCCTTGAGATATTCACCAAAAAGGGTATAGGAACCATGATAACCAAATAG
- a CDS encoding Ig-like domain-containing protein — protein MAMFLLCGVALYNLSDASALSLNSTNSSVVNNSSVINTTNTSSPNTSSQLKTSQLKTNLISSSVQSTDSVAPTVKTVDPTNNAVNVAVDKVINVTFTEPIQAGTGWIELVTSSGTVVPITWSINGTVLTVTPSSVLSKGVKYLLLIHTGSVTDLTGNNVTGYVSRFTSSTDSVAPTVKTVDPTNNAVNVAADKVIKVTFSESIKAGTGWIELVTSDGTIVPTNWSISGNVLTVTPNSTLSKGVKYLLLIHTGSVKDLAGNNVAGYVSRFTADATAPTVKVVDPANNAMEVVLSKVIKVTFNESIKAGTGWIELVTSDGTVVPSNWSISGNVLTVTPNSTLSKGVNYLLLVHTGSVTDLAGNNVAGYVSRFTADATAPTVKTVDPANNAVNVAVDKVIKVTFSEPIQANNGWIELQSSNGTVIPITWSINGNVLTITPNSTLSKGIKYTLLIHTGSVTDLAGNNVAGYVSRFTTVSPSPYLQATKNCQSTNAQIIALSKSIIANASATTTYTKAVAIFNWVRDNIGYSFYSNTKYGAVGTLNAKTGNCVDTTHLLIALERAAGIQARYVHGYCKFSTAWYGHVWAQVYVNGKWYAADAVSSRNTFGVINNWNTATATIYGTYAELTF, from the coding sequence ATGGCAATGTTCCTCTTATGTGGAGTAGCATTGTACAATCTAAGTGATGCATCGGCCTTAAGTTTAAATTCAACCAATTCTAGTGTAGTAAACAATTCTAGTGTAATAAATACTACAAATACTTCTAGTCCAAATACTTCTAGTCAATTGAAAACCAGTCAATTGAAAACCAATCTTATTAGTTCTAGTGTTCAGAGTACTGACAGTGTTGCACCTACTGTGAAAACAGTGGATCCTACAAACAATGCTGTGAACGTTGCAGTGGATAAGGTGATTAATGTTACATTCACAGAGCCAATCCAAGCGGGTACTGGTTGGATAGAACTTGTAACTAGTAGCGGCACGGTTGTGCCTATCACATGGTCTATCAATGGTACTGTGTTGACTGTAACGCCTAGCAGTGTTTTAAGTAAAGGAGTTAAGTATCTTCTGCTTATTCACACAGGTAGTGTGACTGATTTGACCGGTAATAATGTGACTGGTTATGTGTCTCGATTCACCAGCAGCACGGATAGTGTTGCACCTACTGTGAAAACAGTGGATCCTACAAACAATGCTGTGAACGTTGCAGCGGATAAGGTGATTAAGGTTACCTTCAGTGAATCGATCAAAGCTGGTACTGGTTGGATAGAGCTTGTAACTAGTGATGGTACAATTGTGCCTACTAATTGGTCTATCAGTGGTAATGTGTTGACTGTAACTCCCAACAGTACCTTAAGTAAAGGAGTTAAGTATCTTCTGCTTATTCACACGGGTAGTGTGAAGGATCTGGCCGGTAATAATGTAGCTGGTTATGTATCCAGATTCACTGCTGATGCTACTGCACCTACTGTGAAAGTTGTGGATCCTGCAAACAACGCAATGGAAGTCGTGCTGAGCAAGGTGATTAAGGTTACCTTCAATGAATCGATCAAAGCTGGTACTGGTTGGATAGAGCTTGTAACTAGTGATGGTACGGTTGTGCCTAGTAATTGGTCTATCAGTGGTAATGTGTTGACTGTAACTCCCAACAGTACCTTAAGTAAAGGAGTTAACTATCTTCTACTTGTTCACACGGGTAGTGTGACTGATTTGGCTGGTAATAATGTGGCTGGTTATGTATCCAGATTCACTGCTGATGCTACTGCACCTACTGTGAAAACAGTGGATCCTGCAAACAATGCTGTGAACGTTGCAGTGGATAAGGTGATTAAAGTTACCTTCAGTGAACCGATCCAAGCAAATAACGGTTGGATAGAACTTCAAAGCAGCAATGGTACAGTGATACCTATTACTTGGTCTATTAATGGCAATGTGTTGACCATAACACCTAACAGTACCTTAAGTAAAGGTATTAAATATACTTTACTTATTCATACAGGTAGTGTGACGGATTTAGCAGGCAACAATGTGGCTGGTTACGTATCCAGATTCACCACAGTCAGTCCCAGCCCTTATCTTCAAGCGACTAAGAATTGCCAGTCTACTAATGCTCAGATAATAGCTTTATCTAAATCTATTATTGCTAATGCAAGTGCAACTACTACGTATACTAAGGCAGTGGCAATATTTAACTGGGTGAGGGATAACATTGGTTATTCGTTCTATTCCAACACCAAGTATGGTGCAGTTGGAACGTTGAATGCTAAAACAGGAAACTGTGTTGACACAACCCATTTATTGATAGCACTTGAAAGGGCTGCAGGTATTCAGGCACGTTATGTGCATGGTTACTGTAAGTTTTCAACTGCTTGGTACGGCCATGTCTGGGCGCAGGTTTATGTCAATGGAAAATGGTATGCGGCAGATGCTGTAAGCTCTCGAAACACATTTGGAGTTATAAACAACTGGAACACGGCAACGGCAACGATATACGGTACATATGCGGAACTAACATTTTAA